The DNA region TTTGCTACAGTTACACCATCCTTGGTAATTGCTGGTGAACCGAATTTTTTGTCAATGATTACGTTACGGCCTTTTGGACCTAAAGTTACTTTTACTGCATTAGCCAAAGTATCAACACCTCTTTTCAGGGCGTCGCGGGCTTCTACATTATATTTTACTTGTTTTGCCATTTCTTAAATCTGATTAAGTTTACTGTTTAAATGTTATTCCAATTATCCTACGATAGCGTAGATGTCGCTTTCGCGCATGATCAAATAGTCTTTACCGTCAATAGGAAGCTCAGTACCGCCATATTTACCATAAAGAACCACATCACCAACTTTAACTACTGGTTTCTTACCTTCTGAGTCCTCTTCTGAAACCGAAACCACAGTGCCTTTTGATGGTTTTTCTTTCGCAGTGTCAGGGATATAGATTCCTGATGCTGTTTTTTCTTCTGCCGCAGCAGGTTCAACAATAACTCTGTTTGCTGTACCTGAAATTGGTTTAAGGTTTAAAGCCATAACTTGATATTAATTTATTTTTTTAGTTAAAAATTAAAATTCATATTTCGTACGTAATTGTACACCGGTAACCCATCAGTTTTTATGCCAATACAAATATGCTTGACAAATTTGCATTGCCCTGTCAGCTAAGGTATTTTGACGGAGCTTTTTTGTGTCAGAGTGGCAGGATACAAAAAAAGCCCGGCACAATTGCACCGGGCTTTCTATAAGTTAAGCTTATTTTTATTTCTTGGTGGTATCCTTAGCTGTGGCAGGAGTAGCAGAAGGTGCCAAACCGCTTCCTATTGGTGAAGGAGCAGGTGTTTTGTCCAGATGCTCCTGTATTTTAGAAGCGCCGGCGGCAGACGAACCACCAGATTTTGCAATTGTTGTAATCGATAAAGAAATCACTACAACTAAAGTCAATAAAACCCAGGTGCCTTTTTCCAGAACATCACCCGTACGTTGTACGCCAAACATATTGCTGCCAGCTCCACCTGTTGCCAGGCCACCGCCTTTAGGATTTTGTACCAAAACAAACAGCCCTAAAGCAACGCAAATAATGATCAATAAAATAATTAAAAAAAGCATAATGTGTTATGTTATTAAATTTTCTTTTCTATAGATTGGATAAGGTCGGCAAAGTAACGGCTTTTTTCTGGAAACTTCAAACTTAATTTTTCATAAGTCTCTATCGCTTTGTCGTAAAGCATTTGCTCGATGTAAATTTTGGCTAAAGTTTCAGAGACGAGGTCGTTATGGTCCTCAGCGCTTTTTTTAGCCTTGTTCTCATTATCGATCTGTTCCGGTTTTGGCGGACTGATCTGAGGATCTTTCTTGATGAAACTTTCGATGATCTCATCTCC from Pedobacter africanus includes:
- a CDS encoding co-chaperone GroES translates to MALNLKPISGTANRVIVEPAAAEEKTASGIYIPDTAKEKPSKGTVVSVSEEDSEGKKPVVKVGDVVLYGKYGGTELPIDGKDYLIMRESDIYAIVG
- the secG gene encoding preprotein translocase subunit SecG; protein product: MLFLIILLIIICVALGLFVLVQNPKGGGLATGGAGSNMFGVQRTGDVLEKGTWVLLTLVVVISLSITTIAKSGGSSAAGASKIQEHLDKTPAPSPIGSGLAPSATPATAKDTTKK